DNA sequence from the candidate division KSB1 bacterium genome:
AGAAAAGACGTAGCCGGCAATTACCTGGCCGGGCGTCGCCTTGATCAGAACCAGTCCCCCCACTAAGACGACCTGAAGCACCCCATCGAGCAGCTGAAAGACGACCGGCAATCCCATGTCCATATCGGCATGGAAGACGCCCTCCAGTACCACGCGCAGGGTGTTCAGCTTTGCCGAGATGAGGATGGTCAGGCTGAGCCAGGCGAGGGCCATGCGCAGGCGTGGTTCGGGGTAGAAGGCGGCTGCGGCAACCGCCAAAAGCAGAAAAGCAATCAGCGCAAGCACCGCTTTGCTGAAGAGGGCAAGCCCGACAATCCGGCCCGCCTGTGAGCGTCGCCGCGCCATTTCGCGAATCAGCACCGGCTGCATGCCAAAATCAGGCAGCAGGGCAAACAGGCCTACCACCACTAGGGCATAGGAAAAGATGCCGAACATCTCCTCGCCCCACGCCCGTGCCAGGATGACGATGGTCACCATGTTCAGCCCCAACACCGCGATTCTGCCCAAGAGCACGCACACGGCATTGCGGGCTACTTTTCCAGAAACGGTATACAGATGCGGCTACCTCAGTAACAGCGCCCCACACCCGGCCTGCGAGTCTTTGCCCTCTCCCCGCTCACGACCAGAAAGGAGGGATAGCATCATCCATCAGCCTATCTCGCTCCAATCGCGCGGCGCACGGTCTGTCCTCGCCCTGCCCCTTGCCATGCTTGAAGAGATGGCGCTGGCAACACGGCGCACAGTGCCGCGCTCCACGTATCCGCAGAGGAGCATCACACCAGGAAACGCGCCCACAATCGCCAGGCGCTCCAGTACCGGCATCACTGCTAGGCGCGGCGGCGTCAGCGTGCTGAGAAAGAACAGACCCACTCCTGTTGCGAGGAGGAAAACGAACTTGCCCATGTCGTACGGCACGCGGTAGAGCCGCTGCGAGATCGTCCACATCACCGCCGCCAGCACTGCGTAGGCGAGCACTTTCGCCAGCGCGGCACCCATCATGCCGGTACGGGCCACCAGATGCAACCCCAAGAACAAATTCAACGCCGCTGCCATACCGATGCCAAGCGGGAGAAAAAAGGTCTTTTTCCTCACTTGCACCCCAATGGCGGTGAAGTAGTACACGCCATACAGCACATAGGAAGCCACAAGAAGAGGCACCACCCGCGCGCCCGGCAGGTAGCTCTTGGTGGCCAGCAGCTCCATCAAGTCTCTGGCAAAGACCGCCAGGCAAAGGGCGAAGGTGCACACTCCCAGCATGAAGAACTCGAACAGGCGCGCGAACGTGCGCGGCCCATCCTGCCGCCTGGCAATGGGGAAAAAGATCGCCGGCCACGCTAACTGAAAGGCGCTCACCAGGAGCATCATCATCACCCCAAGGCGGGTGGCGGCAGCGTACATCGCCACCTGCTCAAAGTCCGCTAAGAAACGCAGCAGGTAGCGGTCCGACATCATCAGCACCATGTTGCATGCGGCAGCAGGGACCAGCGGAAGCCCATAGGCCAGCATCTCCTTCAGCTCCCTCAGGGAGATCGCCGGGCCCAGCTCAGGCCAAATCACCGCCAGGTAGATGCACGCGAAGAAAAACGCCGCCAGGGTGTTGGCCATCACCGCCCCCTCCACCCGCCGCTTGAGGACCCCAACGAACAGGACGTTCAACGAAATGCTCAGCACAAAATTGGCGCTGGCAATCAGGGCAAATTTGAGCGACTTTTCGTCGATGCGCAGCCGCGCCATGGGAATGGTGTTGCACACCAGGAAAAAGTCACCCACAAAGATCAAGCGCAGGAGCCAGCCGTAGCCCATGTCGCCGAACAGCAGGCGAGATATCGGTCCGGCCAGGGTCACGAGCACCGCCACCGCCACCAGTGCAGTCAGCACGAGGAAGTAGTGAGCGGTGCTTGTGAGGACCCTCCTGTCCACCCCAAGCCGGTACAGGGCGCTGCGAAAGAGCGCCGAGTCCATCCCCAGTTGCAACACCAGCATCACCACAGTGGAGGTGACGGTGAGAATCTCCAGCACGCCGAATTCGGCCTTGACTAGCATGCGCGCATAGAGGGGGAGCAGCACGACACTGACCGCGCGGTTGAGCACTGTGGCCAAAGCATAGGCCCCGGAATGCTTCAGCAACCGCACGATCAGGTCCTGCAGGGTACCCTCCCTCGGCAGTTTCGCTGCGCTACCTTCCTCCACTTTGCCGGTTCTCACAATCCGTCTGCCACATGTCCCCCTATTGCCGATGCAGAGATGACCGGAATACGCAACCACAGGGCCCCTAACCCTGCCGGTAGTGCGCCTACAACCGCCTTCCGCCGCCCAGAAGCGTGACTTTCTTCTCGCGGCCCTTCACGTTGCGCGTCGCGTTCCTCGTGTCGACGATGTTCTTGGCGTGGCGGACAATCATTTCATAGTCGTAGCAGGAATGGTCGGTGGTAATCAGCACCAAGTCCGCCCCGGCGATGGCCTGCGTGGTCAGCTTCACGGAGCGAAACTCTTTGCCGTCAACCTCCACCTTGGGCACGTAGGGGTCGTTGTACGAGACGTGCTTGGCACCGCGGTTGACCAGCAGCTCCATCACCTTGAGTGCCGGGGAATTGCGCACGTCGTCAATGTCGCGCTTGAAGGCCACGCCCAGAATGAGGATCTTTGCCTTGCCAAAAGCAATGCCGCGGTCGCACAGCACGCGCCGCACCATGCCCATGACGTAGAAGGGCATATCTTCGTTCGTCTCGGCCGCCAGCTCGATAAAATTGGTGTGAAAATCGTACTCCCTGGCCTTCCATGCCAAATAGTACGGGTCCACGAGGATGCAATGGCCGCCGATACCGGGGCCTGG
Encoded proteins:
- a CDS encoding oligosaccharide flippase family protein, with amino-acid sequence MRTGKVEEGSAAKLPREGTLQDLIVRLLKHSGAYALATVLNRAVSVVLLPLYARMLVKAEFGVLEILTVTSTVVMLVLQLGMDSALFRSALYRLGVDRRVLTSTAHYFLVLTALVAVAVLVTLAGPISRLLFGDMGYGWLLRLIFVGDFFLVCNTIPMARLRIDEKSLKFALIASANFVLSISLNVLFVGVLKRRVEGAVMANTLAAFFFACIYLAVIWPELGPAISLRELKEMLAYGLPLVPAAACNMVLMMSDRYLLRFLADFEQVAMYAAATRLGVMMMLLVSAFQLAWPAIFFPIARRQDGPRTFARLFEFFMLGVCTFALCLAVFARDLMELLATKSYLPGARVVPLLVASYVLYGVYYFTAIGVQVRKKTFFLPLGIGMAAALNLFLGLHLVARTGMMGAALAKVLAYAVLAAVMWTISQRLYRVPYDMGKFVFLLATGVGLFFLSTLTPPRLAVMPVLERLAIVGAFPGVMLLCGYVERGTVRRVASAISSSMARGRARTDRAPRDWSEIG